In one Desulfoferula mesophila genomic region, the following are encoded:
- a CDS encoding DUF927 domain-containing protein, with protein sequence MILAPDTAPDSFRHPHLGEPDQIWCYRDKHGKPFFYVCRFVSENGGKNIRPLSCWQDKTGKHQWEWKHLPAPRPLYGLYSLAWNPYAPVLVVEGEKTADAAQQLFPEMVVVTSPCGSDAAEKAIWDPFKGRDVFIWPDHDQPGREYADAVAEIALAAGANSVRIVEVPDEFPEKWDLADELPVGVTGSRIFQLVKEAHPFSKDQTKKDLPPVSPPDWPFRVDEQGVFKKVETTKAPGETKVEWIKVCSRLDVVARTRDSGGKSWGRLLAVTTREGQTNEWAMPMELLAGDGTAYRAELLKLGLEISPETRARYALHEYINDASPQEWARCVDRLGWHGQVFVLPNQTYGNGQDERVLFQVDRVSDDLFRVKGELEEWKEQIAKLCAGNSRLAFAVSAAFAAPLLHPASLEGGGFHLRGGSSIGKTTALQVAGSVWGGGGVNGYCQSWRATSNGLEAVGVAHCDTLLCLDEMSQINGQDAGQTAYMLSNGQGKSRARKDGTGRPPAQWRLLFLSTGELSLADKVNESGGRASAGQEVRMVDIPADAGASLGIFEDLHDFDSPAALADHLRLNSIQNYGSPARKFLERITTNPEHLTEQLRRARQEFLDKHCPRTADGQVTRVANRFALVAAAGCLATAMGILPWGGDEALKSAGTCFTAWLNQRGGFGSLEEQAGIEAVRRFIQAHGKSRFQSCNGDYDRPIINRAGFVRDGQQGREYLIFPETFRNEICKGMDSKRVLDHLKDRGLLIPDSTGRPARVVRLPSFDDPIRMYVLKNEILGESGDD encoded by the coding sequence ATGATTCTTGCACCTGACACAGCGCCCGACTCATTCCGCCACCCTCACTTGGGTGAGCCGGACCAGATTTGGTGCTACCGAGATAAGCATGGCAAGCCTTTTTTCTACGTCTGTCGTTTCGTTTCGGAAAACGGTGGCAAAAACATCCGACCTCTGAGTTGCTGGCAAGATAAAACGGGAAAGCACCAATGGGAGTGGAAGCACCTACCGGCCCCCCGCCCTCTTTATGGCTTGTACAGCCTTGCCTGGAATCCATACGCCCCCGTGCTTGTTGTGGAGGGAGAGAAGACAGCTGACGCCGCTCAGCAGCTTTTCCCTGAAATGGTGGTGGTTACCTCTCCCTGTGGTAGCGATGCAGCCGAAAAGGCCATCTGGGACCCTTTTAAGGGTCGGGATGTGTTTATCTGGCCGGATCATGATCAGCCTGGAAGGGAATATGCCGATGCGGTTGCAGAGATTGCCCTGGCAGCTGGTGCTAACTCTGTCCGCATCGTGGAGGTTCCAGACGAGTTCCCAGAAAAATGGGACCTGGCTGACGAATTGCCCGTTGGTGTTACTGGGAGCCGAATCTTCCAACTTGTGAAGGAGGCTCATCCGTTTTCGAAGGATCAAACCAAAAAAGATTTGCCTCCAGTATCGCCGCCCGACTGGCCTTTTAGGGTTGATGAGCAAGGAGTTTTTAAAAAGGTAGAAACGACTAAAGCCCCCGGAGAAACGAAGGTCGAATGGATTAAAGTATGTTCCCGGCTGGATGTAGTTGCCCGCACCAGGGATTCCGGAGGCAAGAGTTGGGGCAGGTTGCTAGCCGTGACCACCAGGGAAGGGCAAACCAACGAGTGGGCTATGCCCATGGAACTTTTGGCCGGGGACGGGACAGCCTATCGTGCGGAGCTCTTGAAGCTTGGCTTGGAGATCAGCCCCGAGACCAGGGCGCGCTATGCTCTTCATGAATACATAAACGACGCCAGCCCGCAGGAGTGGGCCCGCTGCGTTGATCGACTAGGCTGGCACGGCCAGGTCTTCGTTTTGCCGAACCAGACCTATGGCAACGGTCAAGACGAGCGCGTCCTTTTCCAGGTCGACAGGGTAAGCGATGACCTTTTTCGGGTAAAGGGCGAACTGGAGGAGTGGAAAGAGCAGATCGCCAAGTTATGCGCAGGTAATAGTCGCCTTGCATTCGCGGTAAGTGCGGCTTTCGCAGCTCCGCTGCTCCATCCCGCTAGTCTAGAGGGCGGCGGTTTCCATCTCCGTGGTGGTTCATCGATTGGCAAAACCACTGCTCTTCAGGTAGCAGGTAGTGTTTGGGGAGGCGGTGGCGTAAACGGCTATTGCCAAAGCTGGCGTGCCACCAGCAATGGACTCGAAGCGGTTGGAGTCGCCCACTGCGATACCCTCTTGTGTCTGGACGAAATGAGCCAGATTAATGGGCAAGATGCTGGCCAGACCGCCTACATGCTTTCCAACGGCCAAGGCAAAAGTCGCGCCCGCAAGGATGGGACTGGAAGGCCCCCCGCGCAATGGAGGCTTCTCTTTCTAAGCACCGGCGAACTGTCTCTGGCGGACAAAGTGAATGAAAGTGGCGGAAGGGCTAGTGCCGGTCAAGAGGTTCGCATGGTCGATATCCCGGCTGATGCCGGGGCTAGTCTGGGCATCTTTGAAGATCTCCACGATTTCGATAGTCCCGCCGCCCTAGCCGACCATCTTCGCCTTAATTCCATCCAAAATTACGGCTCACCCGCCCGTAAATTCCTTGAAAGGATTACAACCAACCCAGAGCACTTAACTGAGCAGTTGCGTAGGGCCAGGCAAGAATTCCTAGACAAACACTGCCCCCGGACCGCAGATGGGCAGGTTACGCGGGTGGCTAATCGGTTCGCCTTGGTTGCCGCTGCTGGATGCTTGGCTACGGCGATGGGTATCCTCCCGTGGGGCGGAGATGAGGCGCTGAAATCTGCTGGAACCTGTTTCACGGCATGGCTCAACCAGCGTGGAGGTTTCGGATCGCTAGAGGAACAGGCAGGCATTGAAGCTGTACGTCGATTCATCCAGGCACACGGCAAGAGTCGTTTTCAGTCGTGTAACGGTGACTACGATAGACCCATCATTAACCGAGCGGGTTTTGTGCGTGATGGCCAACAAGGGCGAGAATACCTGATTTTTCCGGAGACGTTCCGGAATGAGATATGTAAGGGGATGGACAGCAAGCGGGTTCTGGATCACCTCAAGGATCGTGGGCTGCTGATACCTGATAGCACTGGCCGTCCCGCCCGCGTAGTCCGCCTTCCCAGCTTTGATGACCCCATAAGGATGTACGTTCTAAAGAATGAGATCTTGGGGGAAAGTGGAGATGATTGA
- a CDS encoding tyrosine-type recombinase/integrase has translation MPSKRVRKGKTHWVGQVSRRNFRREKLFKTKTEATQWESEVKTLLRGSIPEEDIKRLLDEGLSPKAVSDVWEREQTPTVSLHEWATAYLDHVRENVSAKTYKDKLRILRRFLNWHGKPGQPVQGLSTATAHRFLMSYARSKSHNTANVYRTHLGAAWNWAMKYQMCPAPNPFQVVDKFSHEKSHHYMPPMEDFLKVVDLSEGQDKALLWTYYYTGARRKELFNLIWEDIDLERGRLRLYTRKRRGGLKEADWVGMTEALIGVLREQHERTGRSEWVFLNRYGKPFRSLSKFLGRLCEEAGVKPFGFHGIRALTATSLARENTPMVVIQQHLRHRSLQVTEDYIRGVPTTKPYLDVLDGGLSKRTKAA, from the coding sequence ATGCCCAGCAAACGAGTACGCAAAGGCAAGACCCATTGGGTCGGCCAGGTGAGCAGGAGAAATTTTCGCAGGGAGAAACTCTTCAAGACCAAAACGGAAGCGACACAGTGGGAAAGCGAGGTGAAGACACTCCTGCGGGGAAGCATCCCAGAGGAGGACATCAAGCGCCTGCTGGACGAGGGGTTATCGCCCAAGGCCGTATCAGATGTATGGGAGCGGGAGCAGACCCCCACGGTCTCCTTACATGAGTGGGCGACGGCCTATCTGGACCATGTCCGCGAAAACGTTTCTGCGAAAACCTATAAAGACAAACTGAGAATCCTTAGGCGGTTCCTAAACTGGCACGGCAAACCTGGTCAACCTGTTCAGGGCCTTAGCACCGCAACGGCCCATAGATTCCTTATGAGTTACGCCCGTTCTAAATCCCACAATACGGCCAACGTCTACAGGACGCATCTAGGCGCTGCCTGGAACTGGGCAATGAAGTACCAAATGTGCCCAGCCCCAAACCCCTTCCAGGTAGTCGATAAGTTCTCCCACGAGAAGTCGCACCACTACATGCCACCTATGGAGGACTTTCTGAAAGTGGTCGACCTGTCCGAGGGACAGGACAAAGCTCTCCTTTGGACCTACTACTACACTGGAGCCAGGAGGAAGGAACTATTCAACCTGATATGGGAGGACATCGACCTTGAAAGAGGTCGGCTGAGGCTCTACACCAGGAAGAGACGTGGAGGCCTGAAAGAGGCAGACTGGGTTGGTATGACCGAAGCCCTGATCGGTGTCCTCAGGGAACAGCATGAAAGGACAGGACGCAGCGAATGGGTTTTCCTAAATCGCTACGGCAAGCCCTTCAGGTCTCTTTCGAAGTTCCTGGGCAGGCTCTGCGAAGAAGCAGGAGTCAAGCCTTTTGGCTTCCATGGGATCAGGGCTTTGACCGCCACCTCTTTGGCCCGAGAGAACACGCCCATGGTGGTGATCCAGCAGCACCTGAGGCACCGTAGCCTTCAGGTGACTGAGGACTACATCAGAGGCGTCCCCACCACCAAACCTTACCTTGATGTCTTGGATGGAGGCCTGAGTAAAAGGACCAAGGCGGCATGA
- a CDS encoding MerR family transcriptional regulator, translating into MEHDLTVQDVAREANCHPNTVRRYEQRGLIEAMRDINGYRRFSRDQVERLKELLEMRVTTEQGEN; encoded by the coding sequence GTGGAACACGATCTCACCGTCCAAGATGTCGCCAGAGAGGCCAACTGCCACCCCAATACTGTCCGTCGTTATGAGCAGAGAGGGCTGATTGAGGCAATGAGAGACATCAACGGCTACCGTCGCTTTTCCCGAGACCAGGTCGAGCGACTAAAGGAACTGCTTGAGATGAGAGTCACTACGGAGCAGGGAGAAAATTAG
- a CDS encoding class I SAM-dependent methyltransferase, with translation MTNSVVDWYEAHANELESRYEDPSLTGLHDWFVDIIPEQPSLCLDIGAGTGRDAAWLASKGNEVVAVEPSAAMSTIGKRLHFHPRIRWESDRLPDLQNILKLNLSFDFILLSAVWMHLAPADRPRAFRKLIGLLKPGGFMAITLRHGPAEPERGIHPVALDEVEKLARSHGAIIERIVNAEDRLGRREVQWSQMVVRLPDDGTGALPLLRHIILNDAKSSTYKLALLRVVARIADSVSGMAWEDEDDHVAIPLGLAALFWVRAFKPLIEADLPQTPKNRGAQGLGFARKGFAALQPVSHLDLRIGVSFSGRTAYALHQALREAADTITRMPAHFMTYPNGGQIMKATRAGRIPASTVVTIDQPYLESFGKLRIPRNIWRALGRFNVWVEPALTAEWVRLMKGYARGQGRNLDDAAIAYAMSWADPARSVADASRRASDLIASGTPVYCVWSGSRLRKDGWDIDHCLPWSAWPCGDLWNLLPARRTINQVQKRDKLPSAAKLEKAQELIQNWWHSAYIIHGNKIISEQFYKEAKATLPSLPASEVPPPLEEVFRGVSWQRLRLKQDQQIPEWI, from the coding sequence ATGACCAATTCAGTCGTAGATTGGTATGAAGCCCACGCCAATGAATTGGAATCCCGCTACGAAGACCCTTCCCTGACGGGCCTTCACGATTGGTTCGTCGATATCATCCCTGAGCAGCCATCCCTCTGTTTGGATATAGGCGCCGGGACAGGCCGCGATGCTGCTTGGCTTGCATCCAAAGGCAACGAAGTCGTGGCCGTGGAGCCGTCGGCTGCCATGTCAACCATAGGAAAACGCCTGCATTTCCATCCTCGTATCCGATGGGAATCGGATAGGTTGCCTGACCTTCAAAATATCCTCAAATTAAACCTGTCCTTCGACTTCATCTTGTTGAGCGCGGTCTGGATGCATCTCGCGCCTGCTGATCGCCCCAGGGCCTTCCGAAAGTTGATCGGCCTGCTGAAGCCTGGCGGCTTTATGGCCATCACGCTCCGCCATGGGCCGGCTGAGCCTGAGCGTGGAATTCATCCGGTAGCCTTGGATGAAGTAGAAAAACTGGCCCGTTCCCATGGCGCCATTATTGAGAGAATTGTTAACGCCGAGGACAGGCTGGGACGCCGGGAGGTTCAATGGTCTCAGATGGTGGTCCGCCTGCCTGATGACGGTACCGGGGCGTTGCCACTACTGCGGCATATCATCCTGAATGACGCCAAGTCGTCCACCTATAAACTTGCTCTTTTGAGGGTTGTGGCCCGCATTGCCGACAGTGTTTCCGGCATGGCTTGGGAAGATGAAGATGACCACGTAGCCATCCCTCTCGGGCTGGCGGCTCTATTTTGGGTCCGAGCGTTCAAACCCCTCATAGAAGCCGACTTGCCCCAGACCCCTAAAAACAGAGGCGCTCAGGGGCTTGGTTTTGCCCGCAAAGGCTTTGCCGCCCTCCAGCCCGTTTCCCACCTGGATCTACGCATAGGCGTGAGCTTTTCCGGACGGACGGCCTATGCGCTTCACCAGGCCCTGAGGGAAGCCGCAGATACCATAACCAGAATGCCTGCCCACTTCATGACATATCCCAATGGGGGCCAGATAATGAAGGCCACCCGGGCCGGTAGAATTCCTGCCTCCACAGTTGTCACGATCGACCAGCCATATCTGGAGAGTTTCGGAAAACTGAGGATCCCAAGAAACATCTGGCGGGCACTTGGCCGTTTTAACGTTTGGGTCGAGCCGGCGCTGACAGCCGAATGGGTCCGCCTCATGAAGGGGTATGCCAGGGGCCAAGGTCGTAATCTTGACGATGCTGCAATTGCGTACGCCATGAGTTGGGCAGATCCCGCTCGCAGCGTAGCCGATGCCAGCAGAAGGGCCAGTGACCTGATAGCAAGCGGTACACCAGTTTATTGTGTGTGGTCTGGCTCTCGGTTAAGAAAAGACGGCTGGGATATAGACCATTGCCTGCCGTGGTCTGCCTGGCCATGCGGGGACCTCTGGAACTTGCTGCCAGCCCGTCGAACGATAAACCAAGTCCAAAAACGAGACAAGTTGCCCTCAGCCGCAAAACTCGAGAAGGCTCAAGAACTGATCCAGAACTGGTGGCATTCGGCCTACATCATCCACGGCAACAAAATCATCTCTGAACAATTCTATAAGGAGGCCAAGGCAACACTCCCCAGTTTGCCTGCCAGCGAAGTTCCACCGCCTTTGGAGGAGGTTTTCAGGGGGGTCTCCTGGCAAAGGCTTCGTCTCAAGCAAGACCAGCAGATACCCGAATGGATTTAA
- a CDS encoding thermonuclease family protein, translating to MIRGTKAIKFDTTTYLAVLLFVISGLAWASPPAWTGKLVGVSDGDTITVMRDGRGVKVRLAEIDSPEKRQPYGQAPKRFTSDLCFGMVVTVKPPTTDRYGRVVAHVRIPDGRNLNEELVRAGLAWQYKRYSKSAKLAALEAEARKAKRGLWSEPNPVPPWEWRKAR from the coding sequence TTGATTCGCGGCACCAAGGCCATCAAATTCGACACAACCACATATCTGGCTGTCCTACTCTTCGTGATCTCTGGGCTGGCCTGGGCCTCTCCCCCAGCATGGACCGGCAAGTTGGTGGGCGTCTCCGATGGCGACACCATCACGGTTATGAGAGACGGCCGGGGAGTCAAGGTTCGCCTTGCCGAAATCGATAGCCCCGAAAAACGCCAGCCCTACGGTCAGGCGCCCAAGCGCTTCACTTCTGACCTGTGTTTTGGAATGGTGGTTACGGTCAAGCCTCCCACCACGGACCGCTATGGCCGGGTGGTAGCCCATGTAAGGATCCCGGATGGCCGCAACCTCAACGAGGAATTGGTCAGAGCGGGTCTGGCCTGGCAGTACAAGAGGTACTCAAAGAGCGCGAAACTGGCAGCCTTGGAAGCTGAAGCCCGAAAGGCCAAGCGGGGGCTGTGGTCTGAGCCCAACCCCGTCCCCCCCTGGGAGTGGCGCAAGGCGCGATAA
- the ahcY gene encoding adenosylhomocysteinase, translating to MKCDIADHALAEKGRLRIEWAGRSMPVLNLIRKRFEQEKPLEGVTLGACLHVTTETANLCQVLKAGGAEVVLCASNPLSTQDDVAASLVEHDGISVYAIKGEDTETYYQHLNAVLDAAPNITMDDGADLVSQIHSERKDLISGIIGGTEETTTGVIRLRAMAADGVLAYPIVAVNDAMTKHLFDNRYGTGQSTLDGIIRATNRLVAGSYFVVCGYGWCGRGVAMRANGLGAKVIVTEVDPLRALEAVMDGYQVMPLNQAAAIGDFFCTVTGDIHVIRQEHFLAMKDGAIVANSGHFNVELDLDGLAEVTKKSRPIRDFVVEHTMDNGKNVYVLGEGRLINLAAAEGHPSSVMDMSFANQALCAAYMKDNAADLNKQVYVVPDFIDAEVAQLKLAALGVEIDELTEEQEMYLNSWTMGT from the coding sequence ATGAAATGTGACATAGCCGACCACGCCCTGGCTGAAAAAGGCCGCCTGCGCATCGAGTGGGCCGGGCGTTCCATGCCCGTGCTCAACCTGATCCGCAAGCGCTTTGAGCAGGAGAAGCCCCTGGAGGGCGTGACCCTGGGGGCCTGCCTGCACGTGACCACCGAGACCGCCAACCTGTGCCAGGTGCTCAAGGCCGGCGGGGCCGAGGTGGTGCTGTGCGCCTCCAACCCCCTGTCCACCCAGGACGACGTGGCCGCTTCGCTGGTGGAGCACGACGGCATCAGCGTTTACGCCATCAAGGGCGAGGACACCGAAACCTATTACCAGCACCTCAACGCGGTGCTGGATGCCGCGCCCAACATCACCATGGACGACGGGGCCGATCTGGTGAGCCAGATCCACTCCGAGCGCAAGGATTTGATCAGCGGCATCATCGGCGGCACCGAGGAGACCACCACCGGGGTGATCCGCCTCAGGGCCATGGCCGCCGACGGGGTGCTGGCCTATCCCATCGTGGCGGTGAACGACGCCATGACCAAGCACCTGTTCGACAACCGCTACGGCACCGGCCAGAGCACCCTGGACGGCATTATCCGGGCCACCAACCGCTTGGTGGCGGGCTCCTATTTCGTGGTATGCGGCTACGGCTGGTGCGGCCGCGGCGTGGCCATGCGGGCCAACGGCTTGGGGGCCAAGGTCATCGTCACCGAGGTGGACCCCCTTCGGGCCTTGGAAGCGGTGATGGACGGCTATCAGGTGATGCCCCTGAACCAGGCCGCGGCGATCGGAGACTTCTTTTGCACCGTGACCGGCGACATCCACGTGATCCGCCAGGAGCACTTTTTGGCCATGAAGGACGGGGCCATCGTGGCCAACAGCGGGCACTTCAACGTGGAGCTGGATCTGGACGGCCTGGCCGAGGTGACCAAGAAAAGCCGCCCCATCCGCGACTTCGTGGTGGAGCACACCATGGACAACGGCAAGAACGTCTACGTGCTGGGCGAGGGCCGCTTGATCAACCTGGCCGCCGCCGAGGGCCACCCCTCCAGCGTCATGGACATGAGCTTCGCCAACCAGGCCCTGTGCGCCGCCTACATGAAAGACAACGCCGCCGACCTCAACAAGCAGGTCTACGTGGTACCCGATTTCATCGACGCCGAGGTGGCCCAACTCAAGCTGGCCGCCCTGGGGGTGGAGATCGACGAGCTGACCGAAGAGCAGGAGATGTACCTAAACTCCTGGACTATGGGGACGTAG
- the metK gene encoding methionine adenosyltransferase, with protein MGYDYLFSSESVTEGHPDKVADQISDAILDAMLKDDPESRVACETLVTTGLAMVAGEITTETYVDIPEIVRNTIKGIGYTNSSMGFDWETCAVLTTIDKQSVDISQGVTAETSLFGEQGAGDQGIMFGYACTETPELMPAPIHYAHRLARRLAQVRKNGSLGFLRPDGKTQVTIQYENNMPKRVEAVVVASQHSPDVKYTTLKEAIIDEVIKKVLPAEMFDGDTKIFINTTGRFVVGGPHGDCGLTGRKIIVDTYGGQGSHGGGCFSGKDPSKVDRSGSYYARYVAKNLVAAGLAERCEVQVAYAIGVAEPVSILVNTFGTGKIAEEKIAEGLVKLFDFRPAQMISQLDLKRPVYKRTAAYGHFGREEEGFTWELSDRVDKIRQYFGLKGQCS; from the coding sequence ATGGGTTACGACTACCTGTTCTCCAGCGAATCGGTGACCGAGGGGCACCCCGACAAGGTGGCGGACCAAATATCCGACGCCATCCTCGACGCCATGCTAAAAGACGACCCCGAGTCCCGGGTAGCCTGCGAAACCCTGGTGACCACCGGCCTGGCCATGGTGGCCGGCGAGATAACCACCGAGACCTACGTGGACATCCCCGAGATCGTGCGCAACACCATCAAGGGTATCGGCTACACCAACTCCTCCATGGGCTTTGACTGGGAAACCTGCGCGGTGCTGACCACCATCGACAAGCAGTCGGTAGACATCTCCCAGGGGGTCACCGCCGAGACCAGCCTTTTCGGCGAGCAGGGGGCCGGCGACCAGGGCATCATGTTCGGCTACGCCTGCACCGAGACCCCGGAGCTGATGCCCGCGCCCATTCATTACGCCCATCGCCTGGCCCGCCGCCTGGCCCAGGTGCGCAAGAACGGCTCCCTGGGCTTTTTGCGCCCCGACGGCAAAACCCAGGTGACCATCCAGTACGAGAACAACATGCCCAAGCGGGTGGAGGCGGTGGTGGTGGCTTCCCAGCACAGCCCGGACGTGAAATACACCACCCTAAAGGAAGCCATCATCGACGAGGTGATAAAAAAGGTGCTGCCCGCCGAGATGTTCGACGGCGACACCAAGATTTTCATCAACACCACCGGCCGCTTCGTGGTGGGCGGCCCCCACGGCGACTGCGGGCTCACCGGCCGCAAGATCATCGTGGACACCTACGGCGGCCAGGGCAGTCACGGCGGCGGTTGCTTCAGCGGCAAGGACCCCTCCAAGGTGGACCGCTCGGGCAGCTACTACGCCCGCTACGTGGCCAAGAACCTGGTGGCCGCCGGTCTGGCCGAGCGCTGCGAGGTGCAGGTGGCCTACGCCATCGGGGTGGCCGAGCCGGTGTCCATTTTGGTCAACACCTTCGGCACCGGCAAGATCGCCGAGGAAAAGATCGCCGAGGGCCTGGTCAAGCTGTTCGACTTCCGCCCCGCCCAGATGATCTCTCAGCTGGACCTCAAACGTCCGGTGTACAAACGCACCGCCGCCTACGGCCACTTCGGCCGCGAGGAGGAGGGCTTCACCTGGGAGCTGAGCGACCGGGTGGACAAGATTCGCCAATACTTTGGCCTCAAGGGCCAGTGCTCTTGA
- a CDS encoding UvrD-helicase domain-containing protein produces MPEIEVRVLSNGREIKKILRPLRMLNGKPAVKYKKNLWPLINENEIHIDTKTGNSKPIKQGATDRIKAKFKIIEVKVFNNGREIDRIHRPVKEHDGKFSVKYKGNFYILQEGNKIYLPISDNNPNHAGVNNQKEASLDTNVISQIGMPREAGLDECQKDVVQAPPHARLLVSAGPGTGKTEVACARLANLIDNYQIAPSSIWFISFTRTAVGEIRERISSHLHDPGDVFLVKIATLDSHAWMIQSGFDENAKILGSYDENIKNVLELISNNEMAIEYLQSVRHLIVDEAQDFVGIRSNLVLTFIEKLSAECGVTIFADEAQAIYGFSEIDEGDSCFTRRKSLPALLRDDRRLGFVEKGLERVHRTESSRLLTLFTKTRLKVLTCKDTEQKDLDEVIEEVKKLAHETVPSVQRQDFNGLEDLFILYRRRADVLLASSFLGCEPHRIRMSGLPLSVAPWVGCVLSEYTEATLDQNTFVALWSSSNVECLPNSPEMEDAWKDLLRLAGRTSKAIDMAQLRTKLGRKQPPPEMCSTEIGQTGPIIGTIHAVKGREAKVVHLMLPSYTTDARGRDEEARVVYVGATRGRLKLKVGQGYKQWARHLEPSGRVFSPKFSGAKPKAQVEIGHEFDIEPAGLAGRSVFANETEVRESQRLMKSSIGHLLPVEAEQDRTIRYIYRLRIDGQSTSIGTLSKVVNDDLFEIGRLIHQKIGGAKLRPPDIIRHLRMFGVRTIVLPPEATECALLHEPWAKSGILLAPIILGYTTMYFQRYRRRRRG; encoded by the coding sequence ATGCCGGAAATCGAAGTCAGGGTTTTAAGTAATGGACGTGAAATTAAAAAAATACTTAGACCATTGCGAATGCTAAATGGAAAGCCAGCAGTTAAATATAAAAAAAATCTTTGGCCTTTGATCAACGAAAACGAAATTCATATAGACACTAAAACAGGTAATTCCAAGCCCATTAAACAAGGTGCTACTGATAGAATCAAGGCTAAGTTTAAGATAATAGAAGTCAAGGTATTCAATAATGGTCGTGAGATTGACAGGATTCATCGTCCCGTTAAAGAACATGATGGTAAGTTTTCTGTAAAGTACAAAGGAAATTTTTATATATTACAAGAAGGCAACAAGATCTATTTACCAATTTCCGATAACAACCCAAATCATGCAGGCGTCAATAACCAAAAAGAAGCTTCACTTGATACAAATGTTATCTCTCAAATAGGCATGCCAAGAGAAGCAGGCTTGGACGAATGTCAGAAGGATGTAGTTCAGGCGCCGCCACATGCACGTCTACTAGTAAGCGCTGGGCCTGGAACTGGAAAGACCGAGGTTGCATGTGCACGATTGGCCAATTTGATTGACAATTATCAAATTGCGCCATCGAGCATATGGTTTATTAGTTTTACGCGCACAGCAGTTGGTGAAATTAGGGAAAGAATATCATCACACTTGCACGATCCGGGAGATGTCTTTTTAGTCAAAATTGCAACACTCGATTCACATGCTTGGATGATCCAATCCGGTTTCGATGAAAATGCGAAAATCTTAGGATCGTATGATGAAAACATAAAAAATGTTTTGGAGTTGATTAGTAACAACGAAATGGCGATTGAATATCTACAAAGTGTAAGACATCTGATCGTTGACGAGGCCCAAGATTTTGTAGGTATACGCTCTAATCTTGTCCTTACCTTCATTGAGAAACTTTCTGCCGAATGCGGCGTGACCATCTTCGCTGACGAGGCTCAGGCAATATATGGTTTTTCCGAAATCGACGAGGGAGACAGTTGTTTTACTAGACGAAAATCTCTTCCAGCATTATTAAGAGATGATAGGCGGCTGGGTTTTGTGGAAAAGGGGTTGGAAAGAGTACATCGAACCGAATCCTCAAGACTTCTGACACTTTTCACCAAAACTCGGCTCAAGGTGTTGACTTGTAAGGACACTGAACAAAAGGATCTAGATGAAGTCATAGAAGAGGTCAAGAAGTTAGCACACGAGACCGTTCCATCAGTTCAAAGACAGGATTTTAATGGTCTTGAGGATCTATTCATTCTATATCGCAGACGCGCCGATGTTCTTCTCGCCTCCAGTTTTCTTGGGTGCGAACCCCATAGAATTCGTATGTCGGGTTTGCCATTAAGCGTTGCTCCATGGGTCGGTTGCGTTTTGTCAGAGTACACAGAGGCAACTCTAGACCAAAATACCTTCGTGGCTCTTTGGTCGTCAAGCAACGTGGAATGCCTGCCTAACTCTCCCGAAATGGAAGACGCGTGGAAAGATCTTTTGCGTTTGGCTGGGCGAACCAGCAAGGCCATAGACATGGCGCAGCTTCGAACGAAGCTTGGCAGAAAACAGCCTCCACCTGAAATGTGCAGTACTGAAATCGGACAAACGGGACCAATTATCGGAACCATTCACGCTGTCAAGGGTAGAGAGGCAAAAGTCGTACACCTTATGCTCCCAAGCTATACAACTGATGCACGGGGCAGAGATGAGGAAGCCCGAGTCGTATACGTTGGCGCCACGAGGGGCCGGTTGAAGTTGAAGGTAGGACAAGGATATAAACAATGGGCTCGGCACCTTGAACCTTCGGGACGCGTCTTTAGTCCAAAATTCAGCGGTGCAAAGCCAAAAGCACAAGTGGAAATCGGACATGAGTTCGACATCGAACCTGCAGGTCTAGCTGGACGCAGTGTCTTTGCAAATGAGACCGAAGTTAGAGAAAGCCAACGCCTAATGAAAAGTTCCATAGGGCATCTCCTGCCGGTAGAGGCCGAACAAGACCGAACAATACGATATATATATAGGTTAAGGATAGACGGTCAGAGTACTTCCATAGGAACACTGTCAAAAGTCGTCAACGATGATCTTTTCGAGATAGGAAGGTTAATCCACCAGAAAATCGGTGGGGCCAAACTGCGCCCGCCGGATATTATTCGGCACCTCCGTATGTTTGGGGTTCGCACAATTGTTTTGCCACCAGAAGCAACTGAGTGTGCCCTACTGCATGAACCATGGGCCAAAAGTGGGATACTGCTTGCACCCATCATATTGGGCTACACGACAATGTATTTTCAAAGATATCGCAGACGTAGGAGGGGGTAA